The Prunus persica cultivar Lovell chromosome G7, Prunus_persica_NCBIv2, whole genome shotgun sequence genome has a segment encoding these proteins:
- the LOC18769753 gene encoding nucleosome assembly protein 1;2 isoform X2 → MSNDKDSMNMSDLAAALNEEDRAGLVNALKNKIQSLAGQHSDILESLSPVVRKRVDVLREIQTQHDELEAKFFEERAALEAKYQKLYQPLYSKRYEIVNGVVEAEGATTEAANQEDNAAEEKGVPDFWLNAMKNNEVLAEEITERDEGALKYLRDIKWFRIDNPKGFKLEFYFDTNPFFKNSVLTKIYHMIDEDEPILEKAIGTEIEWYPAKCLTQKLLKKKPKKGSKNAKPITRTENCESFFNFFSPPQVPEDDEDIEEDAAEELQNQMEQDYDIGSTIRDKIIPHAVSWFTGEAIQGDDFGDLEDDEDDDIEDQDDDDEDEDEDEDDDEDDEDEDEGKTKKKTSAAHKKSGRAQLADGQQGERPPECKQQ, encoded by the exons ATGAGCAACGACAAGGATAGCATGAACATGTCTGATCTCGCCGCTG CTCTGAACGAAGAGGATCGAGCAGGCCTCGTTAACGCTCTCAAG AATAAGATACAGAGTTTGGCCGGGCAGCACTCTGATATCCTCGAGAGTCTCTCTCCTGTAGTCAGAAAGCGTGTTGATGTTCTTAGAGAAATCCAG ACCCAACATGATGAATTAGAAGCAAAGTTTTTTGAGGAGAGAGCAGCCCTAGAAGCCAAGTATCAGAAATTGTACCAGCCTTTGTATAGCAAG AGATACGAGATCGTAAATGGTGTTGTTGAAGCTGAAGGAGCTACTACTGAAGCAGCAAATCAAGAGGATAACGCTGCTGAGG AGAAAGGAGTGCCTGATTTCTGGCTCAATGCAATGAAAAACAATGAAGTGCTAGCTGAGGAG ATTACTGAGCGTGATGAAGGGGCCCTTAAATATCTTAGGGACATCAAGTGGTTTAGGATAGATAATCCCAAGGGGTTCAAACTTGAGTTCTACTTTGACACCAACCCCTTCTTTAAGAACTCTGTCTTGACAAAGATATATCACATGATAGATGAAGACGAACCCATTCTTGAGAAAGCAATAGG GACGGAGATTGAATGGTATCCGGCAAAATGTTTGACACAGAAGCTCCTTAAGAAGAAGCCTAAGAAGGGATCTAAGAATGCTAAGCCAATCACTAGAACTGAGAATTGCGAAAGCTTCTTCAACTTTTTTAGTCCACCTCAAGTTCCTGAGGACGACGAAGATATTGAGGAAGATGCT GCGGAGGAACTCCAAAACCAGATGGAACAGGATTATGACATTGG GTCTACCATTCGAGATAAGATCATCCCCCATGCTGTTTCATGGTTTACTGGAGAAGCTATCCAGGGAGATGATTTTGGAGACttggaagatgatgaagacgaTGACATTGAAGatcaagatgatgatgatgaggatgaagatgaggacgaagatgatgatgaagatgatgaagacgaAGATGAAggcaaaaccaaaaagaag ACATCAGCTGCTCACAAg AAGAGTGGAAGAGCACAACTTGCGGACGGTCAGCAGGGCGAGCGGCCTCCAGAATGCAAACAGCAGTAG
- the LOC18769753 gene encoding nucleosome assembly protein 1;2 isoform X4 — translation MSNDKDSMNMSDLAAALNEEDRAGLVNALKNKIQSLAGQHSDILESLSPVVRKRVDVLREIQTQHDELEAKFFEERAALEAKYQKLYQPLYSKRYEIVNGVVEAEGATTEAANQEDNAAEEKGVPDFWLNAMKNNEVLAEEITERDEGALKYLRDIKWFRIDNPKGFKLEFYFDTNPFFKNSVLTKIYHMIDEDEPILEKAIGTEIEWYPAKCLTQKLLKKKPKKGSKNAKPITRTENCESFFNFFSPPQVPEDDEDIEEDAAEELQNQMEQDYDIGSTIRDKIIPHAVSWFTGEAIQGDDFGDLEDDEDDDIEDQDDDDEDEDEDEDDDEDDEDEDEGKTKKKKSGRAQLADGQQGERPPECKQQ, via the exons ATGAGCAACGACAAGGATAGCATGAACATGTCTGATCTCGCCGCTG CTCTGAACGAAGAGGATCGAGCAGGCCTCGTTAACGCTCTCAAG AATAAGATACAGAGTTTGGCCGGGCAGCACTCTGATATCCTCGAGAGTCTCTCTCCTGTAGTCAGAAAGCGTGTTGATGTTCTTAGAGAAATCCAG ACCCAACATGATGAATTAGAAGCAAAGTTTTTTGAGGAGAGAGCAGCCCTAGAAGCCAAGTATCAGAAATTGTACCAGCCTTTGTATAGCAAG AGATACGAGATCGTAAATGGTGTTGTTGAAGCTGAAGGAGCTACTACTGAAGCAGCAAATCAAGAGGATAACGCTGCTGAGG AGAAAGGAGTGCCTGATTTCTGGCTCAATGCAATGAAAAACAATGAAGTGCTAGCTGAGGAG ATTACTGAGCGTGATGAAGGGGCCCTTAAATATCTTAGGGACATCAAGTGGTTTAGGATAGATAATCCCAAGGGGTTCAAACTTGAGTTCTACTTTGACACCAACCCCTTCTTTAAGAACTCTGTCTTGACAAAGATATATCACATGATAGATGAAGACGAACCCATTCTTGAGAAAGCAATAGG GACGGAGATTGAATGGTATCCGGCAAAATGTTTGACACAGAAGCTCCTTAAGAAGAAGCCTAAGAAGGGATCTAAGAATGCTAAGCCAATCACTAGAACTGAGAATTGCGAAAGCTTCTTCAACTTTTTTAGTCCACCTCAAGTTCCTGAGGACGACGAAGATATTGAGGAAGATGCT GCGGAGGAACTCCAAAACCAGATGGAACAGGATTATGACATTGG GTCTACCATTCGAGATAAGATCATCCCCCATGCTGTTTCATGGTTTACTGGAGAAGCTATCCAGGGAGATGATTTTGGAGACttggaagatgatgaagacgaTGACATTGAAGatcaagatgatgatgatgaggatgaagatgaggacgaagatgatgatgaagatgatgaagacgaAGATGAAggcaaaaccaaaaagaag AAGAGTGGAAGAGCACAACTTGCGGACGGTCAGCAGGGCGAGCGGCCTCCAGAATGCAAACAGCAGTAG
- the LOC18769753 gene encoding nucleosome assembly protein 1;2 isoform X3 produces the protein MSNDKDSMNMSDLAAGALNEEDRAGLVNALKNKIQSLAGQHSDILESLSPVVRKRVDVLREIQTQHDELEAKFFEERAALEAKYQKLYQPLYSKRYEIVNGVVEAEGATTEAANQEDNAAEEKGVPDFWLNAMKNNEVLAEEITERDEGALKYLRDIKWFRIDNPKGFKLEFYFDTNPFFKNSVLTKIYHMIDEDEPILEKAIGTEIEWYPAKCLTQKLLKKKPKKGSKNAKPITRTENCESFFNFFSPPQVPEDDEDIEEDAAEELQNQMEQDYDIGSTIRDKIIPHAVSWFTGEAIQGDDFGDLEDDEDDDIEDQDDDDEDEDEDEDDDEDDEDEDEGKTKKKKSGRAQLADGQQGERPPECKQQ, from the exons ATGAGCAACGACAAGGATAGCATGAACATGTCTGATCTCGCCGCTGGTG CTCTGAACGAAGAGGATCGAGCAGGCCTCGTTAACGCTCTCAAG AATAAGATACAGAGTTTGGCCGGGCAGCACTCTGATATCCTCGAGAGTCTCTCTCCTGTAGTCAGAAAGCGTGTTGATGTTCTTAGAGAAATCCAG ACCCAACATGATGAATTAGAAGCAAAGTTTTTTGAGGAGAGAGCAGCCCTAGAAGCCAAGTATCAGAAATTGTACCAGCCTTTGTATAGCAAG AGATACGAGATCGTAAATGGTGTTGTTGAAGCTGAAGGAGCTACTACTGAAGCAGCAAATCAAGAGGATAACGCTGCTGAGG AGAAAGGAGTGCCTGATTTCTGGCTCAATGCAATGAAAAACAATGAAGTGCTAGCTGAGGAG ATTACTGAGCGTGATGAAGGGGCCCTTAAATATCTTAGGGACATCAAGTGGTTTAGGATAGATAATCCCAAGGGGTTCAAACTTGAGTTCTACTTTGACACCAACCCCTTCTTTAAGAACTCTGTCTTGACAAAGATATATCACATGATAGATGAAGACGAACCCATTCTTGAGAAAGCAATAGG GACGGAGATTGAATGGTATCCGGCAAAATGTTTGACACAGAAGCTCCTTAAGAAGAAGCCTAAGAAGGGATCTAAGAATGCTAAGCCAATCACTAGAACTGAGAATTGCGAAAGCTTCTTCAACTTTTTTAGTCCACCTCAAGTTCCTGAGGACGACGAAGATATTGAGGAAGATGCT GCGGAGGAACTCCAAAACCAGATGGAACAGGATTATGACATTGG GTCTACCATTCGAGATAAGATCATCCCCCATGCTGTTTCATGGTTTACTGGAGAAGCTATCCAGGGAGATGATTTTGGAGACttggaagatgatgaagacgaTGACATTGAAGatcaagatgatgatgatgaggatgaagatgaggacgaagatgatgatgaagatgatgaagacgaAGATGAAggcaaaaccaaaaagaag AAGAGTGGAAGAGCACAACTTGCGGACGGTCAGCAGGGCGAGCGGCCTCCAGAATGCAAACAGCAGTAG
- the LOC18769753 gene encoding nucleosome assembly protein 1;2 isoform X1 encodes MSNDKDSMNMSDLAAGALNEEDRAGLVNALKNKIQSLAGQHSDILESLSPVVRKRVDVLREIQTQHDELEAKFFEERAALEAKYQKLYQPLYSKRYEIVNGVVEAEGATTEAANQEDNAAEEKGVPDFWLNAMKNNEVLAEEITERDEGALKYLRDIKWFRIDNPKGFKLEFYFDTNPFFKNSVLTKIYHMIDEDEPILEKAIGTEIEWYPAKCLTQKLLKKKPKKGSKNAKPITRTENCESFFNFFSPPQVPEDDEDIEEDAAEELQNQMEQDYDIGSTIRDKIIPHAVSWFTGEAIQGDDFGDLEDDEDDDIEDQDDDDEDEDEDEDDDEDDEDEDEGKTKKKTSAAHKKSGRAQLADGQQGERPPECKQQ; translated from the exons ATGAGCAACGACAAGGATAGCATGAACATGTCTGATCTCGCCGCTGGTG CTCTGAACGAAGAGGATCGAGCAGGCCTCGTTAACGCTCTCAAG AATAAGATACAGAGTTTGGCCGGGCAGCACTCTGATATCCTCGAGAGTCTCTCTCCTGTAGTCAGAAAGCGTGTTGATGTTCTTAGAGAAATCCAG ACCCAACATGATGAATTAGAAGCAAAGTTTTTTGAGGAGAGAGCAGCCCTAGAAGCCAAGTATCAGAAATTGTACCAGCCTTTGTATAGCAAG AGATACGAGATCGTAAATGGTGTTGTTGAAGCTGAAGGAGCTACTACTGAAGCAGCAAATCAAGAGGATAACGCTGCTGAGG AGAAAGGAGTGCCTGATTTCTGGCTCAATGCAATGAAAAACAATGAAGTGCTAGCTGAGGAG ATTACTGAGCGTGATGAAGGGGCCCTTAAATATCTTAGGGACATCAAGTGGTTTAGGATAGATAATCCCAAGGGGTTCAAACTTGAGTTCTACTTTGACACCAACCCCTTCTTTAAGAACTCTGTCTTGACAAAGATATATCACATGATAGATGAAGACGAACCCATTCTTGAGAAAGCAATAGG GACGGAGATTGAATGGTATCCGGCAAAATGTTTGACACAGAAGCTCCTTAAGAAGAAGCCTAAGAAGGGATCTAAGAATGCTAAGCCAATCACTAGAACTGAGAATTGCGAAAGCTTCTTCAACTTTTTTAGTCCACCTCAAGTTCCTGAGGACGACGAAGATATTGAGGAAGATGCT GCGGAGGAACTCCAAAACCAGATGGAACAGGATTATGACATTGG GTCTACCATTCGAGATAAGATCATCCCCCATGCTGTTTCATGGTTTACTGGAGAAGCTATCCAGGGAGATGATTTTGGAGACttggaagatgatgaagacgaTGACATTGAAGatcaagatgatgatgatgaggatgaagatgaggacgaagatgatgatgaagatgatgaagacgaAGATGAAggcaaaaccaaaaagaag ACATCAGCTGCTCACAAg AAGAGTGGAAGAGCACAACTTGCGGACGGTCAGCAGGGCGAGCGGCCTCCAGAATGCAAACAGCAGTAG
- the LOC18771384 gene encoding DNA repair protein recA homolog 3, mitochondrial isoform X1, whose protein sequence is MARLLRNALSMKRFLFPPQVHRRGILVPSTQLCNFSSKGRKKSKSDGSDSNEENMSKKDLALQQALDQITSSFGKGSIMWLGRSASPRQVPVVSTGSFALDLALGTGGFPKGRVVEIFGPEASGKTTLALHVIAEAQKQGGYCVFVDAEHALDPSLAQAIGVNTENLLLSQPDCGEQALSLVDTLIRSGSVDVVVVDSVSKVAALVPKGELDGEMGDAHMAMQARLMSQALRKLSHSLSLSQTILIFTNQVRSKISTFGGFGGPTEVPCGGNALKFYASVRLNIRRIGLIKKGEETLGSQVQVKIVKNKLAPPFRTVHIELEFGKGICRESEIIELGVKNKFVTKSGSHYNLNGQNFHGKDALKRFLAENNTAMEELTTKLREKLVDVVTDNEAETEPMEEIVSPDSTDEDAVTAVGT, encoded by the exons ATGGCAAGGCTTCTCCGAAACGCTCTTTCTATGAAACGTTTTCTATTTCCACCACAG gtgCATCGGAGAGGAATATTGGTGCCATCTACTCAGCTTTgcaatttttcttctaaag GCAGAAAGAAATCTAAGTCAGATGGAAGTGACTCCAATGAAGAGAATATGTCCAAGAAAGATTTAGCCCTGCAGCAAGCCTTGGATCAGATTACATCCTCATTTGGAAAGGGATCTATAATGTGGCTTGGTCGGTCCGCCTCTCCTCGACAGGTCCCCGTGGTATCCACGGGTTCTTTTGCTCTGGATTTAGCACTGGGAACTGGTGGATTTCCGAAG GGACGTGTTGTGGAGATATTTGGTCCTGAGGCTTCTGGGAAAACTACTCTTGCTCTACATGTAATAGCCGAAGCACAGAAGCAAGGAG GGTACTGTGTTTTTGTTGATGCTGAGCATGCCCTTGATCCTTCACTGGCTCAGGCTATTGGGGTAAACACTGAGAATCTACTTCTCTCGCAACCTGATTGTGGTGAGCAAGCCCTCAGTCTTGTAGACACTCTAATCCGGAGTGGTTCAGTTGATGTTGTAGTTGTTGACAGTGTAAGTAAG GTGGCTGCCCTTGTGCCTAAAGGTGAACTTGATGGTGAGATGGGTGATGCTCATATGGCTATGCAGGCTAGATTAATGAGCCAGGCGCTTCGCAAATTGAGTCACTCTTTGTCTCTATCGCAGACAATATTAATCTTTACAAATCAG GTGAGGTCGAAGATTTCTACTTTTGGAGGATTTGGTGGGCCAACTGAAGTTCCTTGTGGTGGCAATGCTTTGAAGTTTTATGCTTCAGTGCGACTTAATATTAGGAGAATAGGGCTTATCAAGAAGGGTGAAGAG ACTTTAGGAAGTCAAGTTCAAGTGAAGATAGTGAAGAACAAACTTGCTCCTCCATTCAGAACAGTTCATATAGAGCTGGAGTTTGGTAAGGGTATATGTCGCGAATCAGAGATCATAGAATTGGGAGTGAAAAACAAATTCGTGACAAAGTCTGGTTCACATTATAATTTAAATGGTCAAAATTTCCATGGCAAGGATGCTCTGAAAAGGTTTTTAGCCGAGAATAACACTGCTATGGAAGAACTTACAACAAAGCTTAGGGAGAAGCTAGTAGATGTTGTGACAGACAATGAAGCAGAAACAGAACCTATGGAGGAAATTGTTTCACCTGATTCTACTGATGAAGATGCAGTTACGGCAGTCGGAACATAA
- the LOC18771384 gene encoding DNA repair protein recA homolog 3, mitochondrial isoform X2: MARLLRNALSMKRFLFPPQVHRRGILVPSTQLCNFSSKGRKKSKSDGSDSNEENMSKKDLALQQALDQITSSFGKGSIMWLGRSASPRQVPVVSTGSFALDLALGTGGFPKGRVVEIFGPEASGKTTLALHVIAEAQKQGGYCVFVDAEHALDPSLAQAIGVNTENLLLSQPDCGEQALSLVDTLIRSGSVDVVVVDSVAALVPKGELDGEMGDAHMAMQARLMSQALRKLSHSLSLSQTILIFTNQVRSKISTFGGFGGPTEVPCGGNALKFYASVRLNIRRIGLIKKGEETLGSQVQVKIVKNKLAPPFRTVHIELEFGKGICRESEIIELGVKNKFVTKSGSHYNLNGQNFHGKDALKRFLAENNTAMEELTTKLREKLVDVVTDNEAETEPMEEIVSPDSTDEDAVTAVGT; encoded by the exons ATGGCAAGGCTTCTCCGAAACGCTCTTTCTATGAAACGTTTTCTATTTCCACCACAG gtgCATCGGAGAGGAATATTGGTGCCATCTACTCAGCTTTgcaatttttcttctaaag GCAGAAAGAAATCTAAGTCAGATGGAAGTGACTCCAATGAAGAGAATATGTCCAAGAAAGATTTAGCCCTGCAGCAAGCCTTGGATCAGATTACATCCTCATTTGGAAAGGGATCTATAATGTGGCTTGGTCGGTCCGCCTCTCCTCGACAGGTCCCCGTGGTATCCACGGGTTCTTTTGCTCTGGATTTAGCACTGGGAACTGGTGGATTTCCGAAG GGACGTGTTGTGGAGATATTTGGTCCTGAGGCTTCTGGGAAAACTACTCTTGCTCTACATGTAATAGCCGAAGCACAGAAGCAAGGAG GGTACTGTGTTTTTGTTGATGCTGAGCATGCCCTTGATCCTTCACTGGCTCAGGCTATTGGGGTAAACACTGAGAATCTACTTCTCTCGCAACCTGATTGTGGTGAGCAAGCCCTCAGTCTTGTAGACACTCTAATCCGGAGTGGTTCAGTTGATGTTGTAGTTGTTGACAGT GTGGCTGCCCTTGTGCCTAAAGGTGAACTTGATGGTGAGATGGGTGATGCTCATATGGCTATGCAGGCTAGATTAATGAGCCAGGCGCTTCGCAAATTGAGTCACTCTTTGTCTCTATCGCAGACAATATTAATCTTTACAAATCAG GTGAGGTCGAAGATTTCTACTTTTGGAGGATTTGGTGGGCCAACTGAAGTTCCTTGTGGTGGCAATGCTTTGAAGTTTTATGCTTCAGTGCGACTTAATATTAGGAGAATAGGGCTTATCAAGAAGGGTGAAGAG ACTTTAGGAAGTCAAGTTCAAGTGAAGATAGTGAAGAACAAACTTGCTCCTCCATTCAGAACAGTTCATATAGAGCTGGAGTTTGGTAAGGGTATATGTCGCGAATCAGAGATCATAGAATTGGGAGTGAAAAACAAATTCGTGACAAAGTCTGGTTCACATTATAATTTAAATGGTCAAAATTTCCATGGCAAGGATGCTCTGAAAAGGTTTTTAGCCGAGAATAACACTGCTATGGAAGAACTTACAACAAAGCTTAGGGAGAAGCTAGTAGATGTTGTGACAGACAATGAAGCAGAAACAGAACCTATGGAGGAAATTGTTTCACCTGATTCTACTGATGAAGATGCAGTTACGGCAGTCGGAACATAA
- the LOC18771384 gene encoding DNA repair protein recA homolog 3, mitochondrial isoform X3 — MSKKDLALQQALDQITSSFGKGSIMWLGRSASPRQVPVVSTGSFALDLALGTGGFPKGRVVEIFGPEASGKTTLALHVIAEAQKQGGYCVFVDAEHALDPSLAQAIGVNTENLLLSQPDCGEQALSLVDTLIRSGSVDVVVVDSVSKVAALVPKGELDGEMGDAHMAMQARLMSQALRKLSHSLSLSQTILIFTNQVRSKISTFGGFGGPTEVPCGGNALKFYASVRLNIRRIGLIKKGEETLGSQVQVKIVKNKLAPPFRTVHIELEFGKGICRESEIIELGVKNKFVTKSGSHYNLNGQNFHGKDALKRFLAENNTAMEELTTKLREKLVDVVTDNEAETEPMEEIVSPDSTDEDAVTAVGT, encoded by the exons ATGTCCAAGAAAGATTTAGCCCTGCAGCAAGCCTTGGATCAGATTACATCCTCATTTGGAAAGGGATCTATAATGTGGCTTGGTCGGTCCGCCTCTCCTCGACAGGTCCCCGTGGTATCCACGGGTTCTTTTGCTCTGGATTTAGCACTGGGAACTGGTGGATTTCCGAAG GGACGTGTTGTGGAGATATTTGGTCCTGAGGCTTCTGGGAAAACTACTCTTGCTCTACATGTAATAGCCGAAGCACAGAAGCAAGGAG GGTACTGTGTTTTTGTTGATGCTGAGCATGCCCTTGATCCTTCACTGGCTCAGGCTATTGGGGTAAACACTGAGAATCTACTTCTCTCGCAACCTGATTGTGGTGAGCAAGCCCTCAGTCTTGTAGACACTCTAATCCGGAGTGGTTCAGTTGATGTTGTAGTTGTTGACAGTGTAAGTAAG GTGGCTGCCCTTGTGCCTAAAGGTGAACTTGATGGTGAGATGGGTGATGCTCATATGGCTATGCAGGCTAGATTAATGAGCCAGGCGCTTCGCAAATTGAGTCACTCTTTGTCTCTATCGCAGACAATATTAATCTTTACAAATCAG GTGAGGTCGAAGATTTCTACTTTTGGAGGATTTGGTGGGCCAACTGAAGTTCCTTGTGGTGGCAATGCTTTGAAGTTTTATGCTTCAGTGCGACTTAATATTAGGAGAATAGGGCTTATCAAGAAGGGTGAAGAG ACTTTAGGAAGTCAAGTTCAAGTGAAGATAGTGAAGAACAAACTTGCTCCTCCATTCAGAACAGTTCATATAGAGCTGGAGTTTGGTAAGGGTATATGTCGCGAATCAGAGATCATAGAATTGGGAGTGAAAAACAAATTCGTGACAAAGTCTGGTTCACATTATAATTTAAATGGTCAAAATTTCCATGGCAAGGATGCTCTGAAAAGGTTTTTAGCCGAGAATAACACTGCTATGGAAGAACTTACAACAAAGCTTAGGGAGAAGCTAGTAGATGTTGTGACAGACAATGAAGCAGAAACAGAACCTATGGAGGAAATTGTTTCACCTGATTCTACTGATGAAGATGCAGTTACGGCAGTCGGAACATAA
- the LOC18771075 gene encoding putative transcription factor bHLH041 encodes MDTAFQLDEGSRASFLRFIMQSFGCFYICLWSYMPPPSNCLFFLDGVYDEENQPSSSSGNQARRLFDEYRLSIFNVVENECVPGFAFRNSLPNLELQEIDLQRLASSSVQRQFYQEARIKTAIFMGCKSGEIELGLSNVPQINIKRELMRNWLPEAFSRQLSPHTAVANRPNNPDQQNPLSSSSSSFRSLSTMDSPEYSSILFNIPTTTTTSHINIPEVFTQPAPIPLQPINIVTSLEPMPPLNIISSSITSPHQQALQAFSRIRNTQFPAPEIEDAAMTRAILAVLSASPSSSSSSHQPPPQTNVPPSSSTAHFLTPKTSAFKTYNSSPLAPRTQKSANVRKQIMLKRSISFLRSLNLMRLREGIQATRPTSSQLHHMISERKRREKLNESFHTLKSLLPPGTKKDKASVLTTAREYLTSLRAQVAELSKRNQQLEARLPPAAKEAYNEVAAAAAGSSNERVSVTLTRVVSESTPDQDQQIFDLQVVLRSVECCTEDLVIRILEFLKQVNNVSLMSMEANTWMSGSDSNVNRVILRLRVDQGTEWDEAAFQEAVRRVVADLALNNCRNQ; translated from the exons ATGGACACTGCCTTCCAGCTCGATGAAGGCTCTCGCGCCAGTTTTCTTAGATTCATCATGCAGTCGTTTGGCTGCTTCTACATCTGCTTATGGTCTTATATGCCCCCTCCTTCTAA CTGCTTATTCTTTCTTGATGGTGTCTATGATGAAGAAAATCAACCAAGCTCTTCTTCTGGGAATCAGGCTCGGAGGCTTTTTGATGAGTATCGGCTGTCAATATTCAATGTTGTCGAAAATGA ATGTGTTCCAGGATTCGCTTTCAGGAATAGTCTTCCGAATCTAGAATTGCAAGAAATTGACCTACAAAGACTGGCATCAAGCAGTGTACAGAGGCAATTTTATCAG GAAGCAAGGATTAAG ACTGCAATTTTCATGGGGTGCAAGAGTGGAGAGATTGAGCTTGGCCTCTCCAATGTGCCTCAA ATAAACATAAAAAGGGAACTGATGAGAAACTGGTTGCCAGAAGCTTTCTCCAGACAATTATCTCCGCATACAGCAGTTGCCAACAGGCCAAATAATCCTGATCAGCAAAACCCACTttcatcctcctcctcatctttTAGATCACTGTCCACCATGGACAGCCCTGAATATTCCTCCATCCTCTTCAACATtccaaccaccaccactacttCTCACATTAATATCCCAGAAGTCTTTACACAACCAGCTCCTATTCCATTGCAACCTATTAATATTGTTACTTCATTAGAACCAATGCCACCCTTAAATATCATTAGTAGTTCCATTACTAGTCCTCATCAACAAGCCTTGCAAGCATTTTCTCGAATACGAAACACCCAATTCCCTGCCCCTGAGATCGAAGATGCTGCGATGACAAGAGCCATCCTTGCAGTTCTATctgcttctccttcttcttcttcttcttcacatcAGCCACCCCCACAAACTAATGTTccaccttcttcttctactgCTCACTTTCTCACTCCAAAAACAAGTGCTTTCAAGACTTACAACTCCTCACCTTTAGCCCCAAGAACGCAGAAGAGCGCTAATGTACGCAAGCAAATCATGCTCAAGAGATCCATTTCCTTCTTGAGAAGTTTGAATCTAATGAGACTTCGCGAAGGTATCCAAGCTACTCGCCCCACTAGCAGTCAGCTTCATCACATGATATCCGAGCGTAAAAGGCGTGAGAAACTCAACGAAAGCTTTCATACATTGAAATCACTACTTCCTCCAGGAACCAAG AAAGACAAAGCATCGGTGCTTACAACTGCAAGGGAGTACTTGACTAGTTTGAGAGCTCAAGTTGCTGAGCTTAGTAAAAGAAACCAACAGTTGGAGGCAAGGCTTCCTCCAGCTGCCAAAGAAGCTTATAATGAAGTAGCAGCAGCTGCAGCAGGCTCATCAAATGAAAGAGTTAGTGTTACGCTTACACGAGTAGTATCCGAATCAACCCCAGATCAAGATCAGCAAATTTTTGACTTGCAAGTGGTTCTAAGATCAGTCGAATGCTGCACTGAAGATTTGGTGATTCGAATATTGGAATTCCTGAAGCAGGTTAACAATGTAAGCTTGATGTCCATGGAAGCCAATACTTGGATGTCAGGATCTGATTCTAACGTCAACCGCGTAATCTTGAGATTAAGAGTTGATCAG GGGACCGAATGGGACGAGGCTGCCTTCCAGGAAGCAGTGAGAAGGGTGGTTGCTGACTTGGCATTGAATAATTGCCGCAATCAATGA